ATTCGAGACAGTTATCAAAAAGAAAGTGAACTCCATGGAATGGAGCAAACTATCAAAAAACAATTTGCGGATGTCGAAGTTTTAGTTCTGGATGATTTCGGAGCAAACAAAGAATCCGATTGGGCTAATTCTCAGTTATATGATTTGATCGATACAAGATATGAAGAAGAGAAGGTAACCATTCTAACTTCTAATATTCCTCCTACTGATTGGAAAGACAAAGCAGAAGGTAGGATCTTTTCCAGACTGATGGAGATGGCGAAACAAATCCATTTGGATTGTCCTGATTATCGTCTAAGTCATAGCGCTTTCGGAACCCACTGATGGATAAAAATAATCATATCGCATTTCTTTGTTTAGGAACGAATCTAGGAGATCGTGAATTGTATCTTTTGGACGCGATCCAAAAGATCGGTGCTCATCCTGAAATACAGATCCTAAAAAAAGGAACTGCTTTGAATACGGAAGCTTTGGAAGTTACCGATCAACCTGACTTCTTAAATCAACTTCTTCAGATATCCACCCATCTTTCTCCTAAAGAACTTTTGGATTTTTTACTCGGCATTGAAAATGAGATGGGAAGGGTCCGCACAAGAGACAAGGGTCCTCGAGTTATAGATATAGATATTTTATCCGTCGATGATATGAAGATCCATGAGAAGGGTTTGCATCTTCCCCATCATAGTCTGTTCACCCGTCCTTTTATATTAGAACTTTTAAATGAACTCGGAGAAGGTTCCCTGGTCCAAGCATTCGGGAAT
This window of the Leptospira andrefontaineae genome carries:
- the folK gene encoding 2-amino-4-hydroxy-6-hydroxymethyldihydropteridine diphosphokinase, which gives rise to MDKNNHIAFLCLGTNLGDRELYLLDAIQKIGAHPEIQILKKGTALNTEALEVTDQPDFLNQLLQISTHLSPKELLDFLLGIENEMGRVRTRDKGPRVIDIDILSVDDMKIHEKGLHLPHHSLFTRPFILELLNELGEGSLVQAFGNPSEG